From the genome of Pungitius pungitius chromosome 21, fPunPun2.1, whole genome shotgun sequence, one region includes:
- the LOC119212616 gene encoding mucin-13-like → MAQEIKPVFVLWMVVACLALVGSTTTPKPATDSTTIKPPAPDGSSTTLKPATESTTTKPPDSTTTAPDVSSTTLKPATESTTTKPPDSTTTAPDGSSTTLNPATDSTTIKPPDSTTTAPEASPTTLKPATDSTTIKPPDSTTTAPDGSSTTLKPATDSTTIKPPDSTTTAPEASPTTPKPATVSTTIKPSGPCDGKPCLDGSTCHPRYDQTFECLCLAGDNYDYISKECQSGKVFPGQLNLPGLPYKPEMADKSSQEFQNAAKKINGEIHNIFKDDDSFSSSTVLEISKVPSKKSQVRSMSAKNKAIATVEIIFKKSADINGTQVLDKMSAASNCSGCLLDGAVFDPKPLCSLDPCDTNTTQCNGIDGGFTCTCSEDFIKTVLSDRLCIACPSGFKSEDSQNCVPCPFGRSGFNCKETWKLTLVIVGSVLGSLLLIALILLPVLTLKASKKISKKEKSGDLGPSFSHIPTKQSGVNGSPAPRQPALYGGPADRMSGSANAGGNRIPRATATNSWEKRANLERTQSSRQPAPYSGPANRMLGSANAGVPQIPWATATNSWEKRANMEMTPTSSRQNLVPVGRNSRPYDDHNDMNPYAQARPQSNPYTQNQPRVDPYNQRHGHSNPYYMHDN, encoded by the exons ATGGCTCAAGAAATCAAACCGGTCTTTGTCCTTTGGATGGTTGTGGCCTGTCTAG CTTTGGTTGGTTCAACCACAACACCGAAACCTGCTACTGATTCTACAACCATAAAGCCTCCCg ctccgGATGGTTCATCCACAACACTGAAACCTGCTACCGAGTCTACAACCACAAAGCCTCCAG attcaacaacaacagctccgGATGTTTCATCCACAACACTGAAACCTGCTACCGAGTCTACAACCACAAAGCCTCCAG attcaacaacaacagctccgGATGGTTCATCCACAACACTGAATCCTGCTACCGATTCTACAACCATAAAGCCTCCAG ATTCAACAACGACAGCTCCGGAAGCTTCACCCACAACACTGAAACCTGCTACTGATTCTACAACCATAAAGCCTCCCG ATTCAACAACGACAGCTCCGGATGGTTCATCCACAACACTGAAACCTGCTACCGATTCTACAACCATAAAGCCTCCAG attcaacaacaacagctccgGAAGCTTCACCTACAACACCGAAACCTGCTACAGTTTCTACAACCATAAAGCCTTCAg GACCCTGTGATGGAAAACCATGCTTGGATGGGAGCACCTGTCACCCTCGTTATGATCAAACCTTTGAATGCTTGTGTTTGGCTGGTGATAACTATGATTATATCAGCAAAGAATGTCAGAGTG gCAAAGTCTTCCCTGGACAACTAAACCTGCCTGGCCTCCCATACAAACCGGAAATGGCTGACAAGTCATCACAAGAATTTCAAAACGCTGCCAAAAAGATTAACGGGGAG ATTCACAACATTTTCAAGGATGATGATTCTTTCTCCAGCTCGACAGTGCTGGAAATCAGTAAGGT gccgtcaaaaaaaagtcaagttaGGTCAATGTCAGCGAAGAATAAAGCCATAGCAACTGTTGAGATCATCTTCAAGAAAAGTGCTGACATCAACGGAACACAAGTTCTAGATAAGATGTCAGCCGCCAGCAACTGTAGTGGTTGCTTACTGGATGGTGCAGTTTTTGATC CCAAACCCTTGTGTTCTTTGGATCCTTGTGATACAAATACTACACAATGCAATGGGATAGATGGAGGATTTACTTGCACCTGTTCGGAGGATTTCATTAAGACAGTCCTCAGTGACAGGTTGTGCATAG CCTGTCCAAGTGGTTTCAAATCTGAAGACTCCCAAAATTGTGTCCC GTGTCCCTTTGGGCGTTCTGGTTTTAACTGCAAGGAAA CCTGGAAGCTAACTTTGGTCATTGTCGGCTCCGTGCTTGGGAGCCTGCTGCTGATCGCGCTCATTCTTCTGCCTGTATTGACACTCAA AGCCTCAAAGAAGATCTCCAAGAAGGAGAAAAGTGGAGACCTGGGGCCATCCTTCAGCCACATTCCTACCAAGCAATCAGGGGTTAACGGCAGTCCAGCTCCAAGGCAACCTGCCCTGTACGGTGGGCCGGCGGACAGGATGTCAGGCTCGGCTAATGCCGGGGGGAATCGGATCCCAAGGGCCACAGCCACAAACAGTTGGGAAAAAAGAGCCAACCTGGAGCGGACCCAGTCCAGCAGACAACCTGCCCCGTACAGTGGGCCGGCCAACAGGATGTTGGGCTCGGCTAATGCCGGGGTGCCTCAGATCCCATGGGCCACAGCCACAAACAGTTGGGAAAAAAGAGCCAATATGGAGATGACTCCGACCAGCAGCAGACAAAACTTGGTTCCAGTGGGGAGGAACTCG cggCCCTACGACGACCACAATGACATGAACCCATATGCTCAGGCTCGCCCCCAGAGCAACCCCTACACCCAGAATCAACCTCGCGTCGACCCGTACAATCAGCGCCATGGACACAGCAACCCTTACTACATGCACGACAACTGA